The following are from one region of the Sandaracinus amylolyticus genome:
- a CDS encoding serine/threonine-protein kinase: MSAQRFIRCKHCGMPHEAQATSCPVTGKQLVPEQRKRVSAPPPKVAGPGYQWAHSVHPYSDPNDADPEATRSMGSLTGQVLEGKYLIAEPLGRGGMGVVYRAENTRIGKQVAIKILLRGYAKGGESERRFLREARIAGSIGHPNIVEVFDLGTLENGAPYQVMELLEGATLAARIRLEGALPIDEVLDHAEQVLSALEAAHERGIVHRDLKPENIFLHERAGLVTAKLLDFGVSKSLLNDHTLSLTQTGVVVGTPYYLAPEQARGERGVDHRVDIWAMGIVLYEALTGSLPFRADNYNALMAKILNTRPAPPRSLRPHLPDALENVILKALSFDPLRRFQTADDMLSAVRAVRGKPQRSSDRPFRSLPDARAPLAPQPSDHTLSDLTISVVQGPDDPTEISDSFQYSEIDAGRKSRG, encoded by the coding sequence GTGAGCGCGCAACGCTTCATCCGCTGCAAGCACTGCGGCATGCCGCACGAGGCGCAGGCCACCTCGTGCCCCGTGACCGGCAAGCAGCTGGTGCCGGAGCAGCGCAAGCGCGTCTCGGCGCCGCCGCCGAAGGTCGCGGGCCCCGGCTATCAGTGGGCCCACAGCGTCCATCCGTACTCGGATCCCAACGACGCCGATCCCGAGGCGACGCGCTCGATGGGCTCGCTCACGGGCCAGGTGCTCGAGGGCAAGTACCTCATCGCCGAGCCGCTCGGGCGGGGCGGCATGGGCGTCGTCTACCGCGCCGAGAACACGCGCATCGGCAAGCAGGTCGCGATCAAGATCCTGCTGCGCGGGTACGCGAAGGGCGGCGAGAGCGAGCGCCGCTTCCTGCGCGAGGCGCGCATCGCGGGGTCGATCGGTCATCCGAACATCGTCGAGGTGTTCGACCTGGGCACGCTGGAGAACGGCGCGCCCTACCAGGTGATGGAGCTGCTCGAGGGCGCGACGCTCGCGGCGCGCATCCGGCTCGAGGGCGCGCTGCCGATCGACGAGGTGCTCGATCACGCCGAGCAGGTGCTGAGCGCGCTCGAGGCCGCGCACGAGCGCGGCATCGTCCATCGCGATCTCAAGCCCGAGAACATCTTCCTCCACGAGCGCGCGGGGCTCGTCACCGCGAAGCTGCTCGACTTCGGCGTCTCGAAGTCGCTGCTCAACGATCACACGCTCTCGCTCACGCAGACCGGCGTGGTGGTGGGCACGCCGTACTACCTCGCGCCCGAGCAGGCGCGCGGCGAGCGCGGCGTCGATCATCGCGTCGACATCTGGGCGATGGGCATCGTGCTCTACGAAGCGCTCACGGGATCGCTGCCGTTCCGCGCCGACAACTACAACGCGCTGATGGCGAAGATCCTCAACACGCGTCCGGCGCCGCCGCGCTCGCTGCGGCCGCACCTGCCCGACGCGCTCGAGAACGTGATCCTCAAGGCGCTCTCGTTCGATCCGCTGCGTCGTTTCCAGACCGCGGACGACATGCTCTCGGCGGTGCGCGCGGTGCGCGGCAAGCCGCAGCGCTCGTCGGATCGACCGTTCCGCTCGCTCCCCGATGCGCGCGCGCCGCTCGCGCCGCAGCCCTCGGATCACACGCTCTCCGATCTCACGATCTCGGTGGTGCAGGGCCCCGACGACCCGACGGAGATCAGCGACAGCTTCCAGTACTCGGAGATCGACGCGGGCCGCAAATCGCGAGGGTGA
- a CDS encoding sigma-70 family RNA polymerase sigma factor → MTRARRDAELPASGAGTRPSGAKSPAGVRTSDEDHDVSGESEASRLASDQNAADENVDAAVNPEGAGASDGDDASPERDAAETLDAAALEKLGDELPPAALRSGGGAAEDRERDRELVRRAQQGDQRAFRELFDRYHKRAYAVAFGVLKNKHDALDVVQESFVKVHRHLDGFQGSSSFYTWLYRIVMNLAIDQLRRKKTARPVEYDDAIDREGALADEHVLPRMLDANPRRTVIRRELMQRVEEALATLPEYHRQVIVLREIEGLSYEEMAEVLEVPKGTIMSRLFHARRKMQVALQDFVEGGDLEVEE, encoded by the coding sequence ATGACGCGCGCCAGGCGGGACGCCGAGCTCCCTGCGAGCGGCGCGGGGACGAGGCCCTCCGGCGCCAAGTCCCCGGCCGGGGTGCGCACGTCCGACGAGGATCACGACGTGTCCGGCGAGTCCGAGGCGTCGCGCCTCGCCTCGGACCAGAACGCGGCCGACGAGAACGTCGACGCGGCGGTGAATCCCGAGGGAGCGGGCGCGTCTGACGGGGACGATGCGAGCCCCGAGCGCGATGCCGCCGAGACTCTCGATGCTGCAGCTCTGGAAAAGCTCGGCGACGAGCTCCCTCCCGCTGCGCTGCGTTCCGGTGGAGGAGCGGCCGAGGATCGCGAGCGCGATCGCGAGCTGGTGCGGCGCGCTCAGCAGGGCGATCAGCGCGCCTTCCGCGAGCTCTTCGACCGCTACCACAAGCGCGCGTACGCGGTCGCGTTCGGCGTCCTCAAGAACAAGCACGACGCGCTGGACGTCGTGCAGGAGTCGTTCGTCAAGGTGCACCGGCACCTCGACGGGTTCCAGGGCAGCTCGAGCTTCTACACCTGGCTCTACCGGATCGTCATGAACCTCGCGATCGACCAGCTCCGCCGCAAGAAGACGGCGCGCCCCGTCGAGTACGACGACGCGATCGATCGCGAGGGTGCGCTCGCGGACGAGCACGTTCTGCCGCGCATGCTCGACGCGAACCCGCGTCGCACGGTGATCCGCCGCGAGCTCATGCAGCGCGTCGAGGAGGCCCTCGCGACGCTGCCCGAGTACCACCGCCAGGTGATCGTCCTGCGCGAGATCGAAGGCCTCAGCTACGAAGAGATGGCAGAGGTCCTCGAGGTGCCCAAGGGAACGATCATGAGCCGCCTCTTCCACGCGCGCCGGAAGATGCAGGTGGCTCTGCAGGACTTCGTCGAAGGAGGCGACCTCGAGGTCGAGGAGTGA
- a CDS encoding DUF434 domain-containing protein: MPDTRSHRGAAPQDESLFDEHALPALRDAVLELSWLLSRGYSDTSALALVGNRHSLTARQRTAVMRCACTDAQRDHRRARALPLDAIRDRDVDIDGFNALIVGESALSGGLVLVGRDRAHRDLASVHGTWRRVSETSQVIVAIGEALARGAPRTIRWHLDRPVGNSGRLRALLAEIAEEHGWHWAIDLDDAPDRVLAASSSIVATGDGWILDRVEGWIDLPAAVIAAHPGAWLVDLAP, encoded by the coding sequence ATGCCCGACACCCGCTCCCATCGCGGCGCCGCGCCGCAGGACGAGTCGCTCTTCGACGAGCACGCGCTGCCCGCGCTGCGCGACGCGGTGCTCGAGCTCTCGTGGCTCCTGTCGCGCGGCTACTCCGACACCAGCGCCCTCGCGCTCGTCGGCAATCGACACTCGCTCACCGCGCGCCAGCGCACCGCGGTCATGCGCTGCGCGTGCACCGACGCCCAGCGCGATCACCGCCGCGCCCGCGCGCTCCCGCTCGATGCGATCCGCGATCGCGACGTCGACATCGACGGCTTCAACGCGCTGATCGTCGGCGAGAGCGCGCTCTCGGGCGGGCTCGTGCTCGTGGGTCGCGACCGTGCGCACCGCGACCTCGCGAGCGTGCACGGCACGTGGCGCCGCGTGTCCGAGACCTCGCAGGTGATCGTCGCGATCGGCGAAGCGCTCGCGCGCGGCGCGCCGCGCACGATCCGCTGGCACCTCGATCGACCGGTGGGCAACAGCGGTCGCCTGCGCGCGCTGCTCGCCGAGATCGCCGAGGAGCACGGCTGGCACTGGGCGATCGATCTCGATGACGCGCCCGATCGCGTGCTCGCTGCGTCGTCGTCGATCGTCGCGACCGGCGACGGCTGGATCCTCGATCGCGTCGAGGGCTGGATCGATCTGCCCGCCGCGGTGATCGCCGCGCATCCCGGCGCGTGGCTCGTCGACCTCGCGCCCTAG
- a CDS encoding TrmH family RNA methyltransferase has product MKRDLPEVIELAGLAPLPKPAAEIVRVLSPLVTPQRWARIEAVVSRRTRSLVPVLEDLADPHNGAAVMRSADAFGCQEVHVIEGRHRFAVSHRVTRGTHRWLDLVRHEGPVACMDHLHARGYEVFVAAMDGDIGPEELAKKPKVAIVFGNEHKGASPEVRARVDGVYRIPMEGFVESLNVSVASAITLYVASRGRHGDLDEAARDEIRARFLLATVRDAERVVKERI; this is encoded by the coding sequence ATGAAGCGCGACCTTCCCGAGGTGATCGAGCTCGCAGGGCTCGCTCCGCTGCCCAAGCCGGCCGCGGAGATCGTGCGCGTGCTCTCGCCGCTCGTGACGCCGCAGCGCTGGGCTCGCATCGAGGCCGTGGTGTCGCGGCGCACGCGCTCGCTGGTGCCGGTGCTCGAGGACCTCGCGGACCCGCACAACGGCGCGGCGGTGATGCGCTCGGCGGACGCGTTCGGGTGCCAGGAGGTGCACGTGATCGAGGGGCGTCATCGCTTCGCGGTGTCGCATCGCGTGACGCGCGGAACGCATCGCTGGCTCGATCTGGTGCGCCACGAGGGACCGGTCGCGTGCATGGATCACCTGCACGCGCGCGGGTACGAGGTGTTCGTCGCGGCGATGGACGGCGACATCGGGCCCGAGGAGCTCGCGAAGAAGCCGAAGGTCGCGATCGTCTTCGGCAACGAGCACAAGGGCGCGTCGCCCGAGGTGCGCGCCCGCGTCGACGGCGTGTATCGCATCCCGATGGAGGGCTTCGTCGAGAGCCTCAACGTGAGCGTCGCGTCGGCGATCACGCTCTACGTCGCGTCGCGCGGGCGGCACGGCGATCTCGACGAGGCCGCGCGCGACGAGATCCGCGCGAGGTTCCTGCTCGCGACGGTGCGCGACGCCGAGCGCGTGGTGAAAGAGCGGATCTAG
- a CDS encoding ATP-dependent helicase — MAIDLSTLNPPQRDAVLHGDAPLVVFAGAGSGKTRVITHRVANLVAERGIPPWRILAVTFTNKAAQEMRERLEHLVPGAARDLQVGTFHATCARLLRRHHDRIGLRRDFTIYDEADQRAMITRVLRDLKMDEKRFPPKSIAGRIERAKQEMVEPSEIDAGVVDTPHVRAIVTEYEKRMAAASALDFGDLIYRVVRALENDEVLRKELATRFQHILVDEFQDTNHSQLRMVLALASVHRALCVVGDDDQSIYRWRGADRRNILDFRRHFPDAHVVKLEQNYRSTKRILRASHAVISRAFDREPKELWTDNDEGAKVEVHRLNTEREEANLVVTTARTLKTEGKSLADLAIFYRIHAQSRVLEEALRAASLPYRVVGGVRFYDRAEVKDLLAYLRVLSVPEDDVSLLRIINVPARGIGKTTIDRLLDRAAAAGNGVWEACKAQSEERGGNKLADFVTLIESLRAKVADLDLPGLARTVLDETGYVQALQTENTPEADARLENLAELVGSMEQFVEEAEEPTLTAFLERVTLQTDAEGGDSKGENEIVTLMTVHAAKGLEFPVVIVAGMEEQLFPFRGLEQDADPEELEEERRLAYVAFTRARERLILSWASTRYFFGNLRDCTRSRFIDELPGSDVKFVGGTGDRPSFGRASAAWIEDRGSSRVERFDARPSRVLSTSAGPSEAKVTRKSGGQVSLRVGQSVKHVRYGQGKVVRFGTGDPPNVDVEFPGHGKKTIRADFLEPT, encoded by the coding sequence ATGGCCATCGACCTCTCGACCCTGAACCCGCCCCAGCGCGACGCGGTCCTGCACGGCGATGCGCCGCTCGTGGTCTTCGCGGGCGCGGGAAGCGGCAAGACGCGCGTGATCACGCATCGGGTGGCGAACCTGGTCGCGGAGCGCGGGATCCCGCCGTGGCGGATCCTGGCGGTCACGTTCACCAACAAGGCCGCGCAGGAGATGCGCGAGCGCCTCGAGCACCTCGTGCCGGGCGCGGCGCGCGATCTGCAGGTGGGCACGTTCCACGCGACGTGCGCGCGCCTGCTCCGCCGCCACCACGATCGCATCGGGCTCCGGCGGGACTTCACGATCTACGACGAGGCCGATCAGCGCGCGATGATCACGCGCGTCCTGCGCGACCTGAAGATGGACGAGAAGCGCTTCCCGCCGAAGTCGATCGCGGGGCGCATCGAGCGCGCGAAGCAGGAGATGGTCGAGCCGAGCGAGATCGACGCGGGCGTGGTCGACACGCCGCACGTGCGCGCGATCGTGACCGAGTACGAGAAGCGCATGGCCGCGGCGAGCGCGCTCGACTTCGGCGATCTCATCTACCGCGTGGTGCGCGCGCTCGAGAACGACGAGGTGCTGCGCAAAGAGCTCGCGACGCGCTTCCAGCACATCCTGGTCGACGAGTTCCAGGACACGAACCACTCGCAGCTGCGCATGGTGCTCGCGCTCGCGAGCGTGCACCGCGCGCTCTGCGTGGTCGGCGACGACGACCAGAGCATCTATCGATGGCGCGGCGCGGATCGCCGCAACATCCTCGATTTCCGCCGGCATTTCCCGGACGCGCACGTGGTCAAGCTCGAGCAGAACTACCGCTCGACGAAGCGCATCCTCCGCGCATCGCACGCGGTGATCTCGCGCGCGTTCGATCGCGAGCCGAAGGAGCTGTGGACCGACAACGACGAGGGCGCGAAGGTCGAGGTGCACCGCCTCAACACCGAGCGCGAAGAGGCGAACCTCGTCGTCACCACCGCGCGCACCCTGAAGACCGAGGGCAAGTCGCTCGCGGACCTCGCGATCTTCTATCGCATCCACGCGCAGTCGCGCGTGCTCGAAGAAGCACTGCGCGCGGCCTCGCTGCCCTATCGCGTCGTCGGAGGCGTGCGCTTCTACGATCGCGCCGAGGTGAAGGACCTGCTCGCGTACCTGCGGGTGCTCTCGGTGCCCGAGGACGACGTCTCGCTGCTGCGCATCATCAACGTGCCGGCGCGCGGCATCGGGAAGACGACGATCGATCGCCTGCTCGATCGCGCCGCGGCGGCGGGCAACGGCGTGTGGGAGGCGTGCAAGGCGCAGTCGGAGGAGCGCGGCGGGAACAAGCTCGCGGACTTCGTCACGCTGATCGAGTCGCTGCGCGCGAAGGTCGCGGATCTCGATCTGCCGGGGCTCGCGCGCACCGTGCTCGACGAGACCGGCTACGTGCAGGCACTGCAGACCGAGAACACGCCGGAGGCCGACGCGCGCCTCGAGAACCTCGCCGAGCTCGTGGGCTCGATGGAGCAGTTCGTCGAGGAAGCGGAAGAGCCGACGCTGACCGCGTTCCTCGAGCGCGTGACGCTGCAGACCGACGCCGAAGGCGGCGACAGCAAGGGCGAGAACGAGATCGTCACCCTGATGACCGTGCACGCCGCGAAGGGCCTCGAGTTCCCGGTGGTGATCGTCGCGGGCATGGAGGAGCAGCTCTTCCCGTTCCGCGGGCTCGAGCAGGACGCGGATCCCGAGGAGCTCGAGGAGGAGCGCCGCCTCGCGTACGTCGCGTTCACGCGCGCGAGGGAGCGGCTGATCCTCTCGTGGGCGAGCACTCGCTACTTCTTCGGCAACCTGCGCGACTGCACGCGCTCGCGCTTCATCGACGAGCTGCCCGGCTCCGACGTGAAGTTCGTCGGCGGCACCGGCGATCGCCCGAGCTTCGGCCGCGCGAGCGCGGCGTGGATCGAGGATCGCGGGAGCTCGCGCGTGGAGCGCTTCGATGCGCGCCCCTCGCGCGTGCTCTCGACCAGCGCCGGGCCGAGCGAGGCCAAGGTCACGCGCAAGAGCGGCGGCCAGGTCTCGCTGCGCGTCGGGCAGAGCGTCAAGCACGTGCGCTACGGCCAGGGCAAGGTCGTGCGCTTCGGCACCGGCGATCCGCCCAACGTCGACGTCGAGTTCCCCGGGCACGGGAAGAAGACGATCCGCGCCGACTTCCTCGAGCCCACGTGA
- a CDS encoding anti-sigma factor family protein, which produces MGDQRFADDRLHRYFDGELSPEEASEVRRLVETEPALRAKLDGLREVRGVVRASVADELDDVPSDDLWARIESRIAEKPAPAAAPQQPALRAIEGGRSEETARKPKGHDPARQRRIVGVVIAGIALAAAVLLLVLRPGEPPPGTEGQPIAEGGEPSRDDDAIDLGGGEPDAEELVFQTEVLEVDFGSNSGAVFAVEGDDGERYAVVWLADVQPKPPVESPEEITPEQ; this is translated from the coding sequence GTGGGGGATCAGCGTTTCGCAGACGATCGGCTGCATCGGTACTTCGACGGCGAGCTCTCGCCGGAGGAGGCGTCCGAGGTGCGCCGCCTCGTCGAGACCGAGCCCGCGCTGCGCGCGAAGCTCGACGGCCTGCGCGAGGTGCGCGGGGTGGTGCGTGCGTCGGTCGCGGACGAGCTCGACGACGTGCCGAGCGACGACCTCTGGGCGCGCATCGAGTCGCGCATCGCCGAGAAGCCGGCTCCGGCCGCCGCGCCGCAGCAACCGGCGCTGCGCGCGATCGAGGGCGGGCGCTCCGAGGAGACGGCGCGCAAGCCGAAGGGCCACGATCCCGCGCGCCAGCGGCGCATCGTCGGCGTGGTGATCGCGGGGATCGCGCTCGCGGCCGCGGTGCTGCTGCTCGTGCTGCGTCCCGGTGAGCCGCCGCCCGGCACCGAGGGCCAGCCGATCGCCGAGGGCGGCGAGCCGTCGCGCGACGACGACGCGATCGATCTCGGTGGAGGCGAGCCCGACGCGGAAGAGCTCGTGTTCCAGACCGAGGTGCTCGAGGTGGACTTCGGATCGAACTCGGGCGCGGTGTTCGCGGTCGAGGGCGACGACGGAGAGCGCTACGCGGTGGTCTGGCTCGCCGACGTGCAGCCGAAGCCGCCGGTCGAGTCGCCCGAAGAGATCACGCCGGAGCAATGA